Proteins co-encoded in one Theileria equi strain WA chromosome 3, complete sequence genomic window:
- a CDS encoding hypothetical protein (encoded by transcript BEWA_004360A) encodes MERREDKTLRYSPRDPDSLLVERYRLSRGEAFYQFFSAGLSFISLSLILVPSALMFYLLAKRPPKGPEKKKLPRILEFSSLNTLLEAEKPTIIFYHTELSLKTKVYRLVLSEILHLYGKDIDIVETKVDVSKESALGSEVKASGGFLFHLLIPGKEPMVANLDNFASVSSFIEQILSLLAQFGIKVTGKSLRKLDLKVSILQKCLALDDPVLHKELETRDDIDDMISQCNRMEYSDDRNTSR; translated from the exons ATGGAGAGAAGGGAAGATAAAACGCTCAGATACTCTCCGAGGGATCCTGATTCCCTGCTTGTGGAACGATATAGGCTCAGCAGAGGAGAAGCATTTTATCAGTTTTTCTCGGCAG GACTATCATTCATCTCTTTATCGCTAATTTTGGTGCCTTCGGCACTAATGTTTTATCTCTTGGCTAAAAGACCTCCAAA GGGTCCAGAGAAAAAGAAGCTGCCAAGAATCCTAGAGTTTAGCTCCTTAAACACTTTATTGGAGGCTGAAAAGCCAACAATCATATTCTATCACACAGAATTATCGCTAAAGACAAAAGTATATCGCCTAGTTTTGTCTGAAATTTTGCACTTGTACGG AAAAGATATCGATATCGTTGAAACCAAAGTTGATGTGTCAAAGGAATCAGCATTAGGATCAGAGGTAAAGGCATCAGGAGGATTCTTGTTCCACTTGTTGATTCCTGGGAAAGAACCCATGGTTGCAAATTTGGATAACTTTGCCAGCGTATCTTCGTTCATTGAGCAAATTTTGAGTCTCTTGGCTCAGTTTGGAATAAAAGTTACCGGAAAGTCCCTGAGAAAACTCGATTTGAAGGTGTCTATTCTACAAAAGTGCTTAGCTCTGGATGACCCCGTTTTACACAAGGAACTGGAGACTAGAGATgatattgatgatatgATTTCTCAGTGCAACAGAATGGAATATTCTGACGATAGAAATACCTCTAGATGA
- a CDS encoding signal peptide-containing protein (encoded by transcript BEWA_004370A), with the protein MNAIVALISAVSVLAASAAVLDLKAPDAAHGAVVKGVHHGAHVAHFVAGGEVVDGLKCGAHFAWTAPAGKAVKEVLAFSHCKHGGLLLFHVAFVDGTEGFFHVVGSVAVPVSHHVWLAKLAKGVCKHAPALAGLPHHAVLVDLAHVLA; encoded by the coding sequence ATGAACGCTATTGTTGCTTTGATCTCTGCCGTCAGCGTTCTCGCTGCTTCCGCTGCTGTTTTGGACTTAAAGGCCCCCGATGCCGCCCATGGTGCCGTCGTCAAGGGTGTCCACCATGGTGCCCATGTTGCTCACTTTGTCGCCGGTGGTGAGGTTGTCGATGGTCTCAAGTGCGGTGCTCACTTTGCCTGGACTGCTCCAGCTGGCAAGGCCGTCAAGGAAGTCTTGGCCTTCTCCCACTGCAAGCATGGTGGTCTCCTTTTGTTCCATGTTGCTTTCGTTGATGGCACTGAGGGCTTCTTCCACGTTGTTGGCAGTGTTGCTGTCCCAGTTTCTCACCATGTATGGTTGGCCAAGCTCGCCAAGGGTGTCTGCAAGCATGCTCCAGCTCTTGCTGGCTTGCCACATCATGCCGTTTTGGTTGACTTGGCCCACGTCTTGGCTTAA
- a CDS encoding hypothetical protein (encoded by transcript BEWA_004380A): protein MAEDGVTIDFSQNKKPPNGGDTTYPGYSTGTGKNITIKVTSANEPKDSNFWKYEHRLETGNQPFKLSRVWDDRSNPIPGIPPNESDNKVTSVSAYYWRYEPGGTPAKALVAEVVYSGNKTYYRNSSGGGKNWILLTGDKSSHPPLLYGDIERALDDLVCEYYGAVTMNLFKVVSVNLSSKVSTGNNKYCCAFHSPNGGGEGKVSVNRGTVPAGSKDIEYYKHFIDNGTKLAGIKTNSGLPRKRITALGLDFPIQGSLTIYAFYCNQRSSPVLIYVKDGNPPVNKWFRQIAGDTWQNVPDISKDPENIKSCSDEGFKALVKELRDFGCNYSTCKEPVQSSPQQAAGGSVGSKGGATGTVNTEEAGNSLPAEEIKVEIGTQGQPTPGTAQYTVDAQQQTDTPNATAEAPGPSDASDDKDAKAAADPGQPIGSSADGGELTPTGDTDEGAGAKGVPEGPAKPKGGQNTDVTSTDSRLSSAQQGVGPDGKMEPATGLEEPAPKAPEGDSGTASAQRQGDSSHWEVPTGIFGGVFTVSGLVGFIGFKFYRSHNGDPWVKHRHPIEYLKNVSY, encoded by the coding sequence ATGGCAGAAGATGGAGTAACCATAGATTTCTCACAAAACAAAAAGCCACCTAATGGTGGAGATACTACATACCCAGGATATTCTACCGGAACTGGTAAGAATATTACCATTAAGGTCACAAGTGCTAATGAACCTAAGGACTCTAACTTCTGGAAGTATGAACATAGGCTTGAGACTGGAAACCAACCATTCAAGCTTTCAAGAGTATGGGATGATCGGAGTAATCCTATTCCGGGGATTCCTCCTAATGAATCCGATAATAAGGTAACCTCAGTTTCCgcctattactggaggTATGAACCTGGTGGGACACCTGCTAAGGCTCTTGTAGCTGAAGTAGTATATAGTGGGAATAAGACATACTATAGGAACAGTAGTGGAGGTGGTAAAAACTGGATTCTACTAACTGGAGATAAAAGTTCTCATCCTCCACTACTCTATGGTGACATTGAAAGAGCACTAGATGACTTGGTTTGTGAATATTACGGTGCAGTTACTATGAATCTTTTCAAGGTTGTATCCGTTAATCTCAGCAGCAAAGTATCCACAGGTAATAATAAGTACTGTTGCGCTTTCCATAGTCCTAATGGTGGTGGCGAAGGAAAAGTATCTGTTAACAGAGGGACTGTTCCAGCTGGTTCCAAAGATATTGAATACTACAAACACTTCATTGACAACGGAACTAAACTCGCAGGTATTAAGACTAATTCTGGTCTTCCAAGAAAAAGAATAACTGCTCTCGGACTAGACTTTCCCATTCAAGGTTCTCTCACTATTTATGCATTCTACTGTAACCAGAGGAGTAGTCCTGTACTGATATATGTCAAAGATGGAAATCCTCCCGTTAATAAGTGGTTCAGGCAAATAGCTGGTGATACATGGCAGAATGTACCGGACATATCTAAGGATCCAGAGAACATCAAAAGCTGTAGTGACGAGGGATTTAAAGCACTTGTGAAGGAACTAAGAGACTTTGGATGTAACTATTCAACATGTAAAGAGCCTGTTCAATCCTCACCTCAACAAGCTGCTGGTGGTTCTGTTGGATCTAAGGGTGGTGCTACTGGTACTGTTAATACTGAAGAAGCTGGTAATTCTCTTCCTGCTGAAGAAATTAAAGTAGAAATAGGTACTCAAGGACAACCTACTCCTGGTACTGCTCAGTATACTGTAGACGCTCAACAACAAACTGATACTCCTAATGCTACTGCTGAAGCTCCTGGTCCTTCTGATGCtagtgatgataaagatgcTAAAGCTGCTGCTGATCCTGGTCAACCTATAGGTAGTAGTGCTGATGGTGGAGAACTTACTCCTACTGGTGATACTGATGAAGGTGCTGGAGCCAAAGGAGTTCCTGAAGGACCTGCTAAACCTAAGGGAGGACAAAATACTGATGTTACTTCTACTGATTCTCGTCTATCCTCAGCTCAACAAGGTGTTGGTCCTGATGGTAAAATGGAACCTGCTACTGGTCTTGAAGAACCTGCTCCTAAAGCTCCTGAAGGTGATTCTGGTACTGCTTCTGCTCAACGTCAAGGAGATTCTTCTCATTGGGAAGTACCTACTGGAATATTTGGTGGCGTCTTTACAGTATCAGGATTAGTTGGCTTCATTGGATTCAAGTTCTATAGGAGTCATAatggagacccttgggttaaACATAGGCATCCTATAGAGtatttaaagaatgtatcATATTGA
- a CDS encoding signal peptide-containing protein (encoded by transcript BEWA_004390A): MRVILLIYLGFLLRLCYCGPPGPKKGVPLFQISLGDDEDTENEVLTEPVQMPPKGIADISLALKEAGEKAKKTRDVATSPTKQVWDLFSSESDSSSGASGKSSPSSGGRRKSDSPKSQTPADTARKKTAEIPLVESTDAQGSKDKNQSSSQDKAKRGSKTKTTADVAKKKTAEIPLAESNDAQGSNDKDPSSSKDKTRKDSKDKAPADVAKQKVAEIPLVNKEAGEKAKKTRDVATSPTKQVWDLFSGESDSSSGASGKSSPSSGGRRKSDSPKSQTPADTARKKTAEIPLVESTDAQGSKDKNQSSSRDKIRKDSKGRAPPKPTEKSRPSTSSHSLPKSSFSKLFGKLTSKTGSGTPSSIRFLEDEMQRPKSISGQLILDIASPNPSSCSIHSHDYDHISSQTIIPSSTVNLTKLVSNQKTIWEAKDGERCRSFRVYFRKADPVAVKLDRIASNRADDLILQLKDGKWKKVDEISVGDLARLMKKVPQRIDFTLDLARNKRTKHYDVIHHPKGSGFADVYYPKAGHHATEIRHSGTLIWLATGERTCTCCRLLYGNPLILCLEIRDGKDLFTLFFEQRGSTWDSVDKQYFAISS; this comes from the coding sequence ATGAGGGTGATTTTATTGATATATCTGGGATTCCTTCTCAGGCTGTGCTACTGTGGTCCTCCAGGTCCCAAAAAAGGGGTGCCtttattccaaatatcCCTTGGTGACGATGAAGACACAGAAAACGAGGTTCTAACGGAGCCAGTGCAGATGCCGCCAAAAGGAATCGCAGATATATCCTTGGCACTTAAAGAGGCCGGAGAGAAGGCGAAGAAGACACGGGATGTGGCGACTTCACCAACTAAGCAGGTATGGGACTTGTTTAGCAGTGAGTCAGACTCCTCTAGTGGAGCCTCTGGTAAATCTAGCCCATCTTCCGGCGGTCGTAGAAAATCAGATTCGCCAAAATCCCAAACTCCGGCCGATACTGCCAGGAAAAAGACAGCTGAGATTCCCTTGGTAGAAAGCACTGATGCACAAGGTTCGAAAGATAAGAACCAGTCGTCTTCACAAGATAAAGCCAAAAGGGGCTCAAAAACAAAAACTACTGCAGATGTTGCAAAGAAAAAGACAGCGGAAATTCCTTTGGCAGAGAGTAATGATGCACAGGGTTCGAACGATAAGGATCCGTCATCATCAAAAGATAAAACTAGAAAAGATTCTAAGGACAAGGCTCCTGCAGATGTTGCAAAGCAAAAGGTAGCTGAAATTCCTTTAGTAAATAAAGAGGCCGGAGAGAAGGCGAAGAAGACACGGGATGTGGCGACTTCACCAACTAAGCAGGTATGGGACTTGTTTAGCGGTGAGTCAGACTCCTCTAGTGGAGCCTCTGGTAAATCTAGCCCATCTTCCGGCGGTCGTAGAAAATCAGATTCGCCAAAATCCCAAACTCCGGCCGATACTGCCAGGAAAAAGACAGCTGAGATTCCCTTGGTAGAAAGCACTGATGCACAAGGTTCGAAAGATAAGAACCAGTCATCGTCAAGAGATAAGATCAGAAAAGACTCAAAGGGCAGGGCTCCGCCGAAACCTACAGAAAAAAGTCGGCCGTCCACTAGTAGTCATTCTTTACCAAAGTCTTCATTTAGTaaactttttggaaaacTAACTTCAAAAACGGGTAGTGGAACACCTTCAAGTATCCGTTTccttgaagatgaaatgCAACGTCCAAAGTCTATTTCTGGCCAACTTATTCTCGATATCGCAAGTCCAAACCCTTCAAGCTGTTCAATACATAGTCACGATTATGATCATATTTCAAGTCAAACGATCATCCCGTCCTCAACTGTTAATCTAACAAAGCTAGTTAGTAATCAAAAAACGATCTGGGAAGCTAAAGATGGCGAAAGATGCCGGTCCTTTAGAGTGTACTTTAGGAAAGCTGACCCAGTAGCTGTAAAATTGGATAGAATAGCCTCAAATCGCGCAGACGATCTCATCCTCCAGCTGAAAGATGGCAAATGGAAAAAGGTGGATGAAATTAGCGTCGGAGACCTTGCGAGGCTAATGAAAAAAGTTCCCCAACGGATAGATTTTACGTTGGATCTTGCCCGCAACAAGAGAACTAAGCACTACGACGTTATACACCATCCAAAAGGTAGCGGATTTGCAGATGtatattatccaaaggcGGGGCATCATGCCACAGAGATTAGGCATTCAGGTACTCTAATCTGGTTAGCAACCGGAGAAAGGACGTGCACGTGCTGTCGTCTACTATACGGTAATCCACTTATTCTCTGCCTCGAAATTAGAGATGGGAAGGACCTATTTACTCTGTTCTTCGAACAACGGGGATCTACGTGGGATTCTGTGGACAAACAGTATTTTGCCATTTCTTCCTAG
- a CDS encoding signal peptide-containing protein (encoded by transcript BEWA_004400A): MKYNILLYLFFIVKTIHCADKPAGELDQKPFSNGKDVECSYQDESARDDDSESTLSYQEDISLSEHFNITLDISSAEDSIVTRFEQEYGGASHRIFFPRRNVHIESVKEDGIEIWKSKESEECIFAECYQSGDITILYIDIKKDDSSYLVHFEKKDDTWSEIEIETFYGILESIMSYPENNGEEVEGNDNVFPE; this comes from the coding sequence atgaagtATAACATACTGCTTTATCTATTTTTCATCGTAAAAACCATCCACTGTGCTGATAAACCCGCTGGAGAGCTTGACCAGAAACCTTTTTCCAATGGCAAGGACGTGGAATGTTCATACCAGGATGAATCCGCACGAGACGACGATTCAGAATCAACACTATCATACCAAGAGGATATCTCTCTATCTGAACATTTCAACATTACCTTGGATATATCAAGCGCAGAAGATTCTATAGTAACTCGCTTTGAACAGGAATACGGGGGAGCAAGTCACCGTATATTCTTCCCAAGGAGGAATGTACATATAGAATCTGTAAAGGAGGATGGAATAGAGATTTGGAAGAGTAAAGAAAGCGAAGAATGTATATTTGCGGAATGCTACCAAAGTGGAGATATCACTATACTGTACATTGATATCAAGAAGGATGACAGCTCCTatcttgtacattttgaaaagaaagaTGATACATGGAGCGAGATTGAAATCGAGACGTTTTATGGTATACTCGAGAGCATTATGTCCTATCCCGAGAATAACGGCGAAGAAGTGGAAGGTAATGACAACGTCTTTCCGGAGTAA
- a CDS encoding hypothetical protein (encoded by transcript BEWA_004410A) — MKFIAWSVIPLVIWTGLVAGGDEAILNVDRIEFRKFGVHYGSFGPNFRSKIVTSYQNLQKVISLNQVLWKTDDGGDRFYHLHAFSGNCAELVYLFTYPGIGDCIPTLYGRTIHGWVLTTGKEFRDEYYEIRKLLQPFGDISLDILKESDNGKFSVVRNHPYGVESIVFTPYGNSVIKEIKVGESVVWTAEEGVECIDVCTFFRKGKIMLIHAFVMTLETCEFRYFKLIDDKWTRVDEESYFEDLMLFEIEANMLLYNKSMRNVHKNLRSGTAEAICHNTPEPEENISATPEKDTKDAEHNTLPLNDYLHTAINIPEESTDPELLSVEFNVPVNESQNINIHSADSKEKYASQNFYVAPGGPGVTYLEPEENDERACASTGGREELSDVESEVEIVIPETKNEPVESIVNDYVESDSYGYFSIEYQQGRDQTSLSAIPSKLSNKMAGRYRSPNARTSEDSRTPLTEYLTQGLLSPTNSDNVAGNYVTLATIPECQAPAGLMGESREFQEVQPEEIPGRSEPTISKVKSPESETKVTVPVVKEQEFDLRQALEDPDETLADRHKTESPKPSAAFSTLQQNGHVKNELGDTMSPFTDEVDYLDLPSAVDTYNSRMDKKKDSAESSKPVQDINGEMSESTYIDLSNLSPEKVIIREDCELGVKIKRIHPRGGLEIIHVLDDSDVIWTSKYGELLKACYEYSRRGHLPILHLKNDKFENLYFLKTTSGWKVSTEREFDEAVEEMRDKNVITPTKETFDTSKDIPIKLDIGNVNHNMVETKETMINDLMQLIYIPLPGYRIVEIVDGQRPIWTSSTGDEHCTRASSYSRDDQMICIQIFCLSPSGDYFYAKRNGNWEAMSHEDYKKHLTAIKGKNSRLKGQSTDSALVSGNKLLILLFAVLVAAYSIA; from the coding sequence ATGAAGTTTATTGCGTGGTCTGTTATTCCGTTGGTAATTTGGACCGGCCTGGTGGCTGGTGGAGATGAAGctattttaaatgtagatCGCATTGAATTTAGGAAATTTGGTGTACATTATGGTTCTTTTGGACCAAATTTTAGATCCAAGATCGTTACATCGTACCAAAACCTCCAGAAGGTCATTTCTCTCAACCAGGTTCTCTGGAAAACAGATGATGGAGGTGATAGATTTTACcatttgcatgcattttcTGGCAACTGTGCGGAATTGGTTTACCTCTTTACATATCCGGGTATTGGTGATTGTATTCCAACGCTTTATGGAAGGACAATACACGGATGGGTTCTGACTACTGGTAAAGAATTCAGAGATGAGTATTATGAAATTAGGAAACTCTTACAACCTTTTGGTGATATAAGTTTGGATATATTAAAAGAGTCAGATAATGGTAAGTTTTCAGTGGTCAGAAACCACCCTTACGGAGTTGAGTCAATCGTATTTACGCCTTATGGAAATAGTGTTATAAAGGAAATCAAAGTCGGTGAGTCTGTAGTTTGGACTGCGGAAGAGGGTGTAGAATGTATAGACGTTTGTACATTCTTTAGAAAAGGTAAAATCATGCTTATACATGCATTTGTCATGACTTTGGAAACTTGTGAGTTCCGATATTTCAAGTTGATAGATGACAAATGGACGCGGGTCGACGAAGAAAGTTACTTTGAGGATCTCATGCTCTTTGAAATAGAGGCGAATATGTTGTTGTATAATAAATCTATGAGGAACGTTCACAAAAATCTTAGGAGTGGAACCGCCGAAGCTATTTGTCACAACACCCCGGAACCTGAAGAAAATATATCTGCAACACCAGAAAAGGATACAAAAGATGCGGAACACAACACATTACCTTTGAATGACTATCTGCATACGGCTATAAATATACCGGAAGAATCAACCGACCCGGAATTGTTATCTGTAGAATTTAATGTACCCGTAAATGAGAGTCAAAATATTAACATCCATTCTGCGGATTCAAAGGAGAAGTATGCTTCTCAAAACTTTTACGTAGCACCAGGTGGACCTGGAGTGACCTATTTAGAACCTGAGGAAAACGATGAAAGAGCTTGCGCCTCTactggaggaagagaagaacTTAGTGATGTAGAATCTGAAGTAGAAATTGTTATTCCAGAGACAAAAAATGAACCTGTAGAATCTATTGTGAATGATTATGTCGAATCAGATTCTTACGGATATTTCAGCATCGAGTATCAACAAGGTCGTGATCAAACATCTCTGTCTGCAATACCATCTAAACTGAGTAATAAAATGGCGGGACGTTATAGGAGCCCTAATGCACGCACAAGTGAAGACTCAAGAACTCCCTTAACAGAGTACCTCACTCAAGGCCTATTATCCCCTACAAACAGTGATAATGTAGCAGGAAATTATGTAACACTGGCTACAATTCCAGAGTGCCAAGCTCCGGCAGGTTTAATGGGAGAAAGTCGAGAGTTTCAGGAGGTACAACCAGAGGAAATACCTGGAAGATCTGAACCAACAATTTCAAAAGTTAAATCACCAGAAAGTGAGACTAAAGTCACAGTTCCTGTGGTAAAGGAACAAGAATTTGACCTGAGACAAGCTTTGGAAGATCCAGATGAGACATTGGCCGACCGTCATAAGACGGAAAGCCCAAAACCTTCGGCTGCGTTCAGTACATTACAGCAAAACGGTCACGTTAAAAATGAACTGGGTGATACTATGTCTCCATTTACCGATGAAGTTGATTATTTGGATCTACCATCCGCAGTAGACACGTACAACTCTAGGATGGATAAGAAAAAAGATTCAGCCGAATCCAGTAAACCTGTACAAGATATTAACGGAGAGATGTCAGAGAGTACCTATATTGATCTTTCAAATCTTTCTCCTGAAAAAGTCATAATCCGTGAGGACTGTGAGCTTGGAGTGAAGATAAAGAGAATACATCCTAGGGGTGGCTTAGAAATCATACACGTTCTTGATGATTCAGATGTTATATGGACTTCAAAGTACGGGGAACTTCTGAAAGCGTGCTATGAATATAGCAGAAGGGGTCATCTACCGATACTACATCTCAAGAATGACAAGTTTGAAAATCTCTATTTTCTAAAGACCACCTCTGGGTGGAAAGTTTCCACCGAAAGAGAGTTTGATGAGGCTGTTGAAGAAATGAGAGATAAAAATGTCATTACACCTACTAAAGAGACTTTTGACACGTCAAAAGATATTCCAATCAAGTTGGACATTGGCAATGTAAATCACAACATGGTGGAAACCAAGGAAACCATGATAAACGACTTAATGCAGTTAATATACATACCACTTCCTGGATATAGAATCGTTGAAATTGTAGATGGGCAAAGACCTATATGGACCAGCAGCACGGGAGACGAGCACTGCACAAGGGCTTCCAGTTATTCGAGGGATGACCAAATGATATGCATCCAGatattttgtttatctCCTTCTGGCGATTACTTTTATGCcaaaaggaatggaaacTGGGAAGCAATGTCTCATGAAGACTACAAAAAACACTTGACCGCGATAAAGGGCAAAAACTCGAGGCTTAAGGGACAATCTACCGACTCTGCGCTGGTTTCAGGAAATAAACTACTCATTCTACTATTTGCAGTTTTAGTTGCAGCATATTCCATCGCATAA
- a CDS encoding Ulp1 protease family, C-terminal catalytic domain-containing protein (encoded by transcript BEWA_004420A) — MVAHSFIQSNGNGLKKCERCKDRNSLVNKNLCFKCYQEKDEPKNTVIGKWNRILNSVVGETFSKPTDQKPQISDEKKAKDHTHANLGTVFNSLFNFVSRTFSSHVAPEFQDAQIPADHNHTSDFEHSTSSHRVEREEDDEPIITHISIPDREDISSLFSSLKVRDRDREIENMQNALKRYKSAETKLDERLRKVHSEVVKDYDVLPKVGDSDYDLWSLRGPEHFYPDGLSGYLKVLFMGDSDNNRKIYTEDQVKNTLELVRNSNPDVPLMDKFGITITKNTLSCLHSSNWLDDEVINFYLQMLQERNDKHIKDGVPNIPNCYFFNTFFFNALSGGDMHGVHYNYKAVARWTKRKGVDVFKKDLLIIPVHVSKVHWALGVVEMRSKWRRIMLFDSLGGSNSTWFSIIQQWLQDEHLDKLKEPLLSIDEWEIPEDFTCEQYAPEQYNSYDCGVFLCQFAECISIAKEFDFSQEKIERIRNLMIHQIVSGTLI; from the coding sequence ATGGTTGCGCACAGTTTCATTCAGAGCAACGGGAATGGACTAAAAAAGTGTGAAAGATGTAAAGATCGCAATAGTCTTGTTAACAAAAATCTCTGTTTCAAGTGCTACCaggaaaaggatgaacCAAAAAATACTGTAATTGGAAAGTGGAATCGCATTTTAAATTCTGTCGTAGGTGAAACTTTTTCCAAACCTACAGACCAAAAACCACAAATTTCTGATGAAAAAAAAGCCAAGGATCATACACATGCAAATCTTGGAACTGTTTTTAATTCTCTATTTAATTTTGTCAGTAGGACATTTTCAAGCCATGTTGCCCCGGAATTCCAAGATGCACAGATTCCTGCGGATCATAACCATACTAGTGACTTTGAACACTCTACATCAAGCCATAGAGTGGAAAGggaagaggatgatgaaccTATTATTACACACATTAGTATCCCAGACAGAGAGGACATATCTAGCCTATTTTCTTCCCTCAAAGTTAGAGATCGGGACAGGGAAATCgaaaatatgcaaaatgCTCTGAAGAGATACAAAAGTGCTGAAACTAAGCTTGATGAAAGGCTACGAAAAGTCCATTCGGAGGTAGTAAAGGACTATGATGTCCTTCCCAAAGTCGGTGACAGTGACTATGATCTATGGTCTTTACGTGGTCCTGAACATTTCTATCCTGATGGACTATCCGGATACTTAAAGGTTCTTTTCATGGGGGACTCGGATAATAATCGCAAAATTTATACAGAGGACCAAGTAAAGAATACTCTAGAACTTGTTAGAAACTCAAATCCAGATGTACCACTCATGGACAAGTTTGGAATTACAATCACAAAAAATACCTTGTCATGTCTACATAGTTCAAACTGGTTGGATGATGAAGTTATCAACTTTTATCTGCAAATGCTGCAAGAAAGGAATGATAAACATATAAAGGACGGTGTTCCCAACATTCCAAACTGCTACTTTTTCaacacattcttcttcaatgCTCTATCTGGAGGTGACATGCACGGTGTACATTACAATTACAAGGCTGTTGCAAGGTGGACTAAACGCAAGGGTGTGGATGTGTTCAAGAAGGATCTCTTGATAATTCCCGTCCATGTATCAAAGGTTCACTGGGCGCTAGGAGTGGTTGAGATGAGAAGTAAATGGCGTAGAATAATGTTATTCGACTCTCTTGGTGGTAGTAATAGTACATGGTTTAGCATCATCCAACAGTGGCTGCAGGACGAACATTTAGATAAGCTGAAGGAGCCTCTTTTATCCATCGATGAATGGGAGATTCCAGAAGATTTTACATGCGAACAATATGCTCCTGAACAGTATAATTCCTACGATTGTGGAGTATTTTTGTGTCAGTTTGCAGAGTGCATTTCTATCGCCAAGGAATTTGACTTTTCCCAGGAGAAGATTGAACGTATACGAAATTTAATGATTCACCAAATAGTTTCTGGTACTCTTATCTGA